A region of Paraburkholderia sp. BL23I1N1 DNA encodes the following proteins:
- a CDS encoding SGNH/GDSL hydrolase family protein, translating to MTIRTLAAACGAALLCQFSVSPTVFAADASTHWVTAWATALQPIPQRSDLPPLYRVPEVAGRTVRQIVYSTLSGKSARVHLSNEYGKTALVIEDLRIARSVGGAAALSDGETRVTFGGKSSVSVPAGAELDSDPIAIDIVEGAPYAISTFMGPEQRIVAWHRVSNQLNFVSAPGNHTADASAESFRGRFTQYVWVTGLSVEAPSSAAVAAIGDSITDGMRSSLNQNRRWPDALARRFASTGDHSTAIVNLGISGNRLLSDSPCYGDALVRRFDRDVLERPGVKTAILLIGINDINFAEMPARSGLDCDFPHTSVTAADLIAGYQRVIADARHRGVKVFGATLTPASLPAPRETIRLAVNQWIRTGHAFDGIVDFDAALRDPAQPNRLQRAFDSGDHVHPSDAGYAAMAEAIPVAAVVNSTRK from the coding sequence ATGACCATTCGCACCCTGGCTGCCGCATGTGGCGCGGCGCTGCTTTGCCAATTTTCCGTCTCCCCGACTGTTTTTGCCGCCGACGCCTCGACGCATTGGGTCACTGCGTGGGCGACGGCCTTGCAACCTATCCCGCAACGGTCGGATTTGCCGCCGCTTTACCGTGTCCCGGAAGTCGCAGGGCGCACGGTTCGTCAGATCGTCTATTCCACGCTGTCAGGTAAATCCGCACGAGTCCATCTCAGCAACGAGTACGGCAAGACGGCGCTCGTCATCGAGGATTTGCGCATTGCGCGCTCGGTCGGTGGGGCGGCGGCGTTGAGCGACGGCGAGACGCGTGTGACGTTTGGCGGTAAGAGTTCGGTGAGCGTACCGGCGGGCGCTGAGTTGGACAGCGATCCGATAGCTATCGACATCGTCGAAGGTGCGCCCTATGCGATTAGCACGTTTATGGGGCCTGAGCAGCGGATCGTGGCATGGCACCGGGTTTCGAACCAGTTGAACTTCGTTTCCGCACCGGGTAATCATACCGCCGACGCTTCCGCTGAGTCGTTTCGCGGCCGGTTCACGCAATATGTGTGGGTGACGGGTTTGTCGGTGGAGGCGCCTTCGTCGGCTGCCGTCGCTGCGATCGGCGATTCAATCACCGACGGCATGCGCTCCAGCCTGAATCAGAACCGGCGCTGGCCGGACGCGCTGGCGCGTCGGTTCGCCAGCACCGGCGACCACTCGACGGCAATCGTCAATCTTGGCATTAGCGGCAATCGCTTGTTGAGCGATTCACCCTGCTACGGTGACGCGCTCGTCCGGCGTTTCGACCGGGACGTGCTGGAACGCCCGGGCGTCAAGACGGCGATTCTGTTGATCGGAATCAACGACATCAACTTTGCCGAGATGCCTGCTCGCAGCGGCCTTGATTGCGACTTTCCTCATACCTCGGTGACGGCAGCCGATCTGATTGCTGGCTACCAGCGGGTGATTGCGGATGCACGGCACCGCGGCGTGAAGGTGTTCGGCGCAACGTTGACGCCGGCATCGTTGCCGGCGCCGCGCGAGACGATCCGGCTCGCGGTCAACCAGTGGATTCGAACCGGTCACGCTTTCGATGGCATCGTAGATTTCGACGCAGCGCTGCGTGACCCGGCGCAACCGAATCGCCTGCAGCGCGCCTTTGACAGTGGCGACCATGTCCATCCCAGCGATGCCGGATATGCCGCAATGGCCGAAGCGATTCCAGTGGCTGCTGTAGTGAACTCGACCCGGAAGTGA
- the tuf gene encoding elongation factor Tu: MAKGKFERTKPHVNVGTIGHVDHGKTTLTAAITTVLTKKFGGEAKAYDQIDAAPEEKARGITINTAHVEYETANRHYAHVDCPGHADYVKNMITGAAQMDGAILVCSAADGPMPQTREHILLARQVGVPYIIVFLNKCDMVDDAELLELVEMEVRELLSKYDFPGDDTPIIKGSAKLALEGDAGELGEVAIMNLADALDTYIPTPERAVDGAFLMPVEDVFSISGRGTVVTGRVERGVVKVGEEIEIVGIKPTVKTTCTGVEMFRKLLDQGQAGDNVGILLRGTKREDVERGQVLAKPGSINPHTHFTAEVYVLSKDEGGRHTPFFNNYRPQFYFRTTDVTGSIELPKDKEMVMPGDNVSITVKLINPIAMEEGLRFAIREGGRTVGAGVVAKILE; the protein is encoded by the coding sequence ATGGCCAAGGGTAAGTTTGAGCGGACCAAGCCGCACGTGAACGTCGGCACGATCGGTCACGTTGACCACGGCAAGACCACGCTGACGGCAGCGATCACGACGGTGCTGACCAAGAAGTTTGGCGGCGAAGCAAAGGCATACGACCAGATCGACGCGGCGCCGGAAGAAAAGGCACGTGGCATCACGATCAACACGGCGCACGTCGAGTACGAAACGGCTAACCGCCACTACGCACACGTCGACTGCCCGGGCCACGCTGACTATGTGAAGAACATGATCACGGGCGCAGCGCAGATGGACGGCGCGATCCTGGTGTGCTCGGCCGCCGACGGCCCGATGCCACAAACGCGTGAGCACATCCTGCTGGCGCGTCAGGTTGGCGTTCCGTACATCATCGTGTTCCTGAACAAGTGCGACATGGTGGACGACGCTGAGCTGCTGGAGCTGGTCGAGATGGAAGTTCGCGAACTTCTGTCGAAGTACGACTTCCCGGGCGACGACACGCCGATCATCAAGGGTTCGGCCAAGCTGGCGCTGGAAGGCGACGCAGGCGAGCTGGGCGAAGTGGCGATCATGAACCTGGCCGACGCGCTGGATACGTACATCCCGACGCCGGAGCGCGCAGTTGACGGTGCGTTCCTGATGCCGGTGGAAGACGTGTTCTCGATCTCGGGTCGCGGCACGGTGGTGACGGGTCGCGTTGAGCGCGGCGTGGTGAAGGTCGGCGAAGAAATCGAAATCGTCGGTATCAAGCCGACGGTGAAGACGACGTGCACGGGCGTGGAAATGTTCCGCAAGCTGCTCGACCAGGGTCAGGCCGGCGACAACGTGGGTATCCTGCTGCGCGGCACGAAGCGTGAAGACGTGGAGCGTGGCCAGGTTCTGGCGAAGCCGGGTTCGATCAACCCGCACACGCACTTCACGGCTGAAGTGTACGTGCTGAGCAAGGACGAAGGCGGTCGCCACACGCCGTTCTTCAACAACTATCGTCCGCAGTTCTACTTCCGTACGACGGACGTGACGGGCTCGATCGAGTTGCCGAAGGACAAGGAAATGGTCATGCCGGGCGACAACGTGTCGATCACGGTGAAGCTGATCAATCCGATCGCGATGGAAGAAGGTCTGCGCTTCGCAATTCGCGAAGGCGGCCGTACGGTCGGCGCAGGTGTGGTTGCCAAGATTCTCGAGTAA
- the secE gene encoding preprotein translocase subunit SecE, translating into MANPSVETVNTSGDKLMLVAGVLLVLAGFVGFFWLSGQEWYVRGAALAVGAIAGVAVGLLSAPGKGFIAFAKDSYKEVRKVVWPTRKEATQTTLVVFGFVFVMAIFLWVSDKSIEWAIFSVILGWK; encoded by the coding sequence ATGGCGAATCCTTCCGTCGAAACTGTAAATACATCCGGCGACAAGCTGATGCTCGTCGCGGGCGTATTGTTGGTCTTGGCCGGGTTCGTGGGGTTCTTCTGGCTCAGCGGCCAGGAATGGTACGTCCGCGGAGCCGCCTTGGCTGTTGGCGCTATCGCGGGTGTTGCAGTCGGTCTTCTCTCCGCGCCTGGCAAGGGTTTCATCGCTTTCGCCAAAGACTCGTACAAAGAAGTTCGTAAGGTTGTCTGGCCGACTCGTAAAGAGGCTACCCAGACAACGCTCGTAGTGTTCGGCTTCGTGTTCGTCATGGCAATCTTTCTTTGGGTTAGCGATAAATCCATTGAATGGGCGATTTTCTCGGTGATTCTGGGTTGGAAATGA
- the nusG gene encoding transcription termination/antitermination protein NusG, protein MSDTPASPSGKRWYVVHAYSGMEKSVQRALQERIERAGMQDQFGQILVPTEEVVEVKGGHKSVTERRFFPGYVLVEMEMTDETWHLVKNTAKVTGFVGGARNRPSPISPREVEKIMSQMQEGVEKPRPKTLFEVGEMVRVKDGPFTDFNGSVEEVNYEKSRVRVSVTIFGRATPVELEFGQVEKL, encoded by the coding sequence ATGAGCGATACTCCGGCATCCCCGAGCGGCAAGCGTTGGTATGTGGTGCACGCCTACTCCGGCATGGAGAAGAGCGTGCAACGTGCGCTTCAGGAGCGCATCGAACGTGCTGGCATGCAAGACCAATTTGGTCAAATCCTCGTTCCGACTGAAGAAGTGGTCGAGGTGAAAGGCGGTCACAAGTCAGTGACCGAGCGTCGTTTCTTTCCGGGTTACGTGCTCGTGGAAATGGAAATGACAGACGAAACGTGGCACCTCGTGAAAAACACGGCAAAGGTGACGGGTTTCGTAGGCGGTGCGCGTAATCGTCCGAGCCCGATTTCCCCGCGGGAAGTCGAGAAGATCATGTCGCAAATGCAGGAAGGCGTGGAAAAGCCGCGTCCGAAGACCCTGTTCGAAGTAGGCGAGATGGTGCGGGTGAAGGATGGTCCGTTCACGGATTTCAACGGCAGCGTCGAAGAAGTGAATTACGAGAAGTCGCGTGTCCGTGTTTCCGTTACGATTTTCGGCCGCGCAACGCCGGTCGAGCTGGAATTCGGCCAGGTCGAAAAGCTGTAA
- the rplK gene encoding 50S ribosomal protein L11, with translation MAKKIIGFIKLQIPAGKANPSPPVGPALGQRGLNIMEFCKAFNAQTQAMEPGLPIPVVITAFADKSFTFVLKTPPATVLIKKAAKIDKGSAKPHTDKVGKITRAQAEDIAKTKMPDLTAADLDAAVRTIAGSARSMGITVEGV, from the coding sequence ATGGCAAAGAAAATCATCGGCTTTATCAAGCTGCAGATTCCTGCAGGTAAAGCCAACCCGTCGCCGCCGGTCGGTCCGGCACTGGGCCAACGCGGCCTGAACATCATGGAGTTCTGCAAGGCGTTCAACGCGCAGACTCAAGCAATGGAACCGGGTCTGCCGATTCCGGTCGTGATCACCGCGTTCGCGGACAAGAGCTTCACGTTCGTTCTGAAGACGCCGCCGGCTACGGTTCTGATCAAGAAGGCAGCGAAGATCGACAAGGGTTCGGCAAAGCCGCATACCGACAAGGTCGGCAAGATCACCCGCGCTCAAGCTGAAGACATCGCCAAGACCAAGATGCCCGATCTGACGGCAGCTGATCTGGACGCAGCAGTTCGTACGATCGCTGGTAGCGCCCGCTCGATGGGCATCACCGTGGAGGGCGTGTAA
- the rplA gene encoding 50S ribosomal protein L1, which yields MAKLSKRLQAFAAKVDRQKLYAIDEALSLVKECASAKFDESIDVAVQLGIDAKKSDQVVRGSVVLPAGTGKSVRVAVFAQGEKAEQARAAGAEVVGMEDLAEQVKAGKLDFDIVIASPDTMRVVGTLGQILGPRGLMPNPKVGTVTPDVATAVKNAKAGQVQFRVDKAGIIHATIGRASFEPTALRSNLNALVDALQKAKPATSKGVYLRKVALSSTMGVGVRVDQASIAAQ from the coding sequence ATGGCTAAGCTTTCAAAGCGTCTGCAAGCATTTGCAGCCAAGGTTGATCGTCAAAAACTGTACGCGATCGACGAAGCTCTGTCGCTCGTGAAGGAATGCGCAAGCGCGAAGTTCGACGAGTCGATCGACGTCGCAGTGCAGCTCGGCATCGATGCGAAGAAGTCGGACCAAGTGGTTCGCGGCTCGGTCGTCCTGCCGGCTGGTACCGGTAAGTCGGTTCGCGTGGCAGTGTTCGCACAAGGCGAAAAGGCTGAGCAAGCTCGTGCAGCTGGCGCAGAAGTCGTCGGTATGGAAGACCTGGCTGAACAGGTCAAGGCTGGCAAGCTGGACTTCGACATCGTCATCGCTTCGCCGGACACGATGCGCGTTGTCGGTACGCTCGGTCAGATCCTCGGCCCGCGCGGCCTGATGCCGAACCCGAAGGTTGGCACGGTTACGCCGGACGTCGCGACTGCGGTCAAGAACGCCAAGGCTGGTCAGGTGCAATTCCGTGTCGACAAGGCCGGTATCATCCACGCCACGATCGGCCGTGCTTCGTTCGAGCCGACGGCTCTGCGTAGCAACCTGAACGCTCTGGTCGACGCGCTGCAAAAGGCTAAGCCGGCAACGAGCAAGGGTGTCTACCTGCGCAAGGTTGCGCTGTCGAGCACGATGGGTGTTGGCGTTCGCGTCGACCAGGCATCGATCGCAGCACAGTAA
- the rplJ gene encoding 50S ribosomal protein L10 produces the protein MPLNKESKQAVVAEVAAQVAKAQTVVLAEYRGIAVGDLTKLRAKAREQQVYLRVLKNTLARRAVEGTPFASLAEQMTGPLIYGISEDAIAAAKVVNDFSKSNDKLVIKAGSYEGKVMDKAGVQALASIPSREELLSKLLYVMQAPVSGFARALAALAEKKQGEEAAA, from the coding sequence GTGCCACTTAACAAAGAAAGCAAGCAGGCCGTCGTCGCTGAGGTTGCCGCGCAAGTCGCGAAAGCCCAGACCGTGGTTCTGGCTGAGTATCGTGGAATCGCGGTTGGCGATCTGACCAAGCTGCGCGCGAAAGCGCGTGAGCAACAGGTGTACCTGCGCGTGTTGAAAAACACGCTGGCGCGTCGCGCTGTCGAAGGTACCCCGTTTGCTTCGCTGGCAGAGCAGATGACTGGCCCCCTGATCTACGGCATCTCGGAAGATGCAATTGCTGCTGCTAAGGTCGTCAATGACTTCAGCAAGAGCAATGACAAGTTAGTCATCAAGGCTGGTTCCTACGAAGGCAAGGTGATGGACAAGGCTGGCGTGCAAGCGCTGGCAAGCATCCCGAGCCGCGAAGAGCTGCTCTCCAAGCTGTTGTACGTTATGCAAGCACCTGTTTCCGGCTTTGCGCGCGCTCTGGCCGCGCTGGCAGAAAAGAAACAAGGCGAAGAAGCTGCTGCGTAA
- the rplL gene encoding 50S ribosomal protein L7/L12 translates to MAIAKDDILEAVSSMSVLELNELVKAFEEKFGVSAAAVAVAGPAGGGAAAAAEEQTEFTVNLTEVGANKVSVIKAVRELTGLGLKEAKDLVDGAPKPVKESVPKAAAEEAKKKLEEAGAKAEIK, encoded by the coding sequence ATGGCAATCGCAAAAGATGACATCCTCGAGGCAGTAAGCTCGATGTCGGTTCTGGAACTGAACGAGCTGGTCAAGGCGTTCGAAGAAAAGTTTGGCGTGTCGGCAGCTGCTGTTGCAGTGGCAGGCCCGGCAGGCGGCGGCGCTGCTGCTGCTGCTGAAGAGCAAACCGAATTCACGGTCAACCTGACGGAAGTCGGCGCGAACAAGGTTTCGGTTATTAAGGCTGTTCGTGAACTGACGGGTCTCGGCCTGAAGGAAGCGAAGGACCTGGTCGACGGTGCACCGAAGCCTGTTAAGGAATCGGTACCGAAGGCTGCTGCTGAAGAAGCCAAGAAGAAGTTGGAAGAAGCCGGCGCGAAGGCTGAAATCAAGTAA
- the rpoB gene encoding DNA-directed RNA polymerase subunit beta, with protein MQYSFTEKKRIRKSFAKRPIVHQVPFLLATQLESFSTFLQADTSSTQRKPEGLQAAFTSVFPIVSHNGFARLEFVSYMLSPPAFNIKECQQRGLTYCSALRAKVRLVLLDKESPSKPVVKEVKEQEVYMGEIPLMTPTGSFVINGTERVIVSQLHRSPGVFFEHDKGKTHSSGKLLFSARIIPYRGSWLDFEFDPKDVLYFRVDRRRKMPVTILLKAIGLTPEQILANFFVFDNFTLMPEGAQMEFVPERLRGEVARFDISDRDGNVIVQKDKRINAKHIRDLDNAKTKFISVPEDYLLGRVLAKNVVDGDTGEVIANANDEITETVLEKLRESKIKDIQTLYTNDLDQGPYISSTLRIDETADKMAARIAIYRMMRPGEPPTEEAVEALFNRLFYSEDAYDLSKVGRMKFNRRVGRDEIVGPMTLQDDDILATIKILVELRNGKGEVDDIDHLGNRRVRCVGELAENQFRAGLVRVERAVKERLGQAESENLMPHDLINSKPISSAIREFFGSSQLSQFMDQTNPLSEITHKRRVSALGPGGLTRERAGFEVRDVHPTHYGRVCPIETPEGPNIGLINSLALYAHLNEYGFLETPYRKVVDSKVTDQIDYLSAIEEGRYVIAQANAAVAADGSLTDELVSSREAGETLMVTPDRIQYMDVAPSQIVSVAASLIPFLEHDDANRALMGSNMQRQAVPCLRPEKAVVGTGIERTVAVDSGTTVQAFRGGVVDYVDAGRMVIRVNDDEAVAGDVGVDIYNLIKYTRSNQNTNINQRPIVKVGDIVSRGDVLADGASTDLGELALGQNMLVAFMPWNGYNFEDSILISEKVVADDRYTSIHIEELNVVARDTKLGPEEITRDISNLAEVQLGRLDESGIVYIGAEVEAGDVLVGKVTPKGETQLTPEEKLLRAIFGEKASDVKDTSLRVPSGMSGTVIDVQVFTREGIQRDKRAQQIIDDELKRYRLDLNDQLRIVEGDAFQRLARMLTGKVANGGPKKLAKGTKIEQAYLEDLDHYHWFDIRLADEEAAAQLEAIKDSIEQKRHQFDLAFEEKRKKLTQGDELPPGVLKMVKVYLAVKRRLQPGDKMAGRHGNKGVVSKIVPIEDMPYMADGRPADVVLNPLGVPSRMNVGQVLEVHLGWAAKGLGWRIGEMLQRQAKIAELREFLTKIYNESGRAEELDSFTDDEIVELAKNLREGVPFATPVFDGATEEEMSRALDLAFPDDIAKNLGMTPSKNQVRLYDGRTGEMFERTVTVGYMHYLKLHHLVDDKMHARSTGPYSLVTQQPLGGKAQFGGQRFGEMEVWALEAYGASYVLQEMLTVKSDDVAGRTKVYENLVKGDHVIDAGMPESFNVLVKEIRSLGIDIDLDRN; from the coding sequence ATGCAATATTCCTTCACCGAGAAGAAGCGCATTCGCAAGAGTTTTGCGAAGCGCCCCATCGTTCACCAAGTACCTTTCCTGCTGGCTACCCAGCTTGAATCATTCAGCACGTTTCTGCAAGCAGACACGTCGTCCACGCAGCGCAAGCCGGAAGGCCTGCAAGCTGCGTTCACGTCCGTTTTCCCGATCGTTTCGCATAACGGCTTTGCTCGTCTCGAGTTCGTCAGCTACATGCTGTCGCCGCCGGCATTCAACATCAAGGAATGTCAGCAGCGCGGTTTGACGTACTGCTCGGCACTGCGCGCGAAAGTGCGTCTGGTGCTGCTCGACAAGGAATCGCCGAGCAAGCCGGTCGTCAAGGAAGTGAAGGAACAGGAAGTGTACATGGGCGAAATTCCGCTCATGACGCCGACGGGTTCGTTCGTCATCAACGGCACGGAACGTGTGATCGTTTCGCAGCTGCATCGTTCGCCGGGCGTGTTCTTCGAACACGACAAGGGCAAGACGCACAGCTCGGGCAAGCTCCTGTTCTCGGCACGTATCATTCCTTACCGCGGTTCGTGGCTCGACTTCGAATTTGATCCGAAGGACGTGCTGTATTTCCGCGTCGACCGCCGTCGCAAGATGCCGGTCACCATCCTGCTGAAGGCGATCGGCCTGACGCCGGAACAGATCCTCGCAAACTTCTTCGTGTTCGACAATTTCACGCTGATGCCGGAAGGCGCGCAGATGGAATTCGTGCCCGAGCGTCTGCGTGGTGAAGTCGCACGTTTCGACATTTCGGATCGTGACGGCAACGTGATCGTCCAGAAGGACAAGCGGATCAACGCCAAGCACATTCGCGATCTCGACAACGCGAAGACGAAGTTCATCTCGGTGCCGGAAGACTATCTGCTCGGGCGCGTGCTGGCGAAGAATGTCGTCGACGGCGATACGGGCGAAGTCATCGCTAACGCGAACGACGAAATCACCGAAACCGTCCTCGAGAAGCTCCGCGAATCGAAGATCAAAGACATCCAGACGCTCTACACGAACGATCTGGATCAAGGTCCGTACATTTCGTCGACGCTGCGTATCGACGAAACCGCGGACAAGATGGCCGCTCGCATCGCGATCTACCGCATGATGCGTCCGGGCGAACCGCCGACCGAAGAAGCGGTCGAGGCGCTGTTCAATCGTCTGTTCTATAGCGAAGACGCATACGACCTGTCCAAGGTGGGTCGTATGAAGTTCAACCGCCGTGTCGGTCGCGACGAAATCGTCGGCCCGATGACGCTGCAGGACGACGACATCCTCGCAACGATCAAGATCCTGGTCGAACTGCGTAACGGCAAGGGCGAAGTGGACGACATCGACCACTTGGGCAATCGTCGTGTGCGTTGCGTCGGCGAACTGGCTGAAAACCAGTTCCGCGCAGGTCTCGTGCGTGTCGAACGTGCTGTGAAGGAACGCCTCGGTCAAGCCGAAAGCGAAAACCTGATGCCGCACGACCTGATCAACTCGAAGCCGATTTCGTCGGCGATTCGCGAGTTCTTCGGTTCGTCGCAGCTGTCGCAGTTTATGGACCAGACCAACCCGCTGTCGGAAATCACCCACAAGCGCCGTGTTTCGGCACTTGGCCCGGGCGGTTTGACGCGTGAGCGCGCTGGCTTTGAAGTCCGCGACGTGCACCCGACCCACTACGGCCGTGTGTGCCCGATTGAAACGCCGGAAGGTCCGAACATCGGCCTGATCAACTCGCTCGCACTGTACGCGCACCTGAACGAATACGGCTTCCTCGAAACGCCGTATCGCAAGGTTGTGGACAGCAAGGTGACCGATCAGATCGACTATCTGTCGGCGATCGAAGAAGGCCGTTACGTGATCGCTCAGGCGAACGCGGCGGTTGCTGCTGATGGCTCGCTGACCGACGAACTGGTGTCGTCGCGTGAAGCAGGCGAAACGCTGATGGTCACGCCGGACCGCATCCAGTACATGGACGTGGCGCCGTCGCAGATCGTCTCGGTGGCAGCATCGCTGATTCCGTTCCTCGAGCACGATGACGCGAACCGCGCATTGATGGGTTCGAACATGCAGCGTCAGGCTGTGCCGTGTCTGCGTCCTGAAAAGGCCGTGGTCGGTACGGGTATCGAACGCACGGTGGCAGTCGACTCGGGTACGACGGTTCAGGCATTCCGCGGTGGCGTGGTCGATTACGTCGACGCAGGCCGTATGGTGATTCGCGTGAACGACGATGAAGCCGTTGCCGGCGACGTCGGCGTGGACATCTACAACCTGATCAAGTACACGCGTTCGAACCAGAACACGAACATCAACCAGCGCCCGATCGTGAAGGTCGGCGATATCGTGTCGCGTGGCGACGTGCTGGCTGACGGTGCATCGACCGACCTCGGCGAACTGGCTCTCGGCCAGAACATGCTGGTGGCGTTCATGCCGTGGAACGGCTACAACTTCGAAGATTCGATCTTGATCTCGGAGAAGGTGGTCGCTGACGACCGTTACACGTCGATCCACATCGAAGAACTGAACGTCGTAGCTCGCGATACGAAGCTCGGACCGGAAGAAATCACGCGCGACATCTCGAACCTGGCCGAAGTGCAACTTGGCCGTCTCGACGAGTCGGGCATCGTCTACATCGGCGCTGAAGTCGAAGCAGGCGACGTGCTGGTCGGTAAGGTGACGCCGAAGGGCGAAACCCAGCTGACGCCGGAAGAAAAGCTGCTGCGCGCGATCTTCGGTGAGAAGGCTTCGGACGTGAAGGACACGTCGCTGCGCGTGCCGTCGGGCATGAGCGGCACGGTCATCGACGTGCAAGTGTTCACGCGTGAAGGCATTCAGCGCGACAAGCGTGCGCAACAGATCATCGACGATGAACTGAAGCGTTATCGCCTCGACCTGAACGACCAACTGCGTATCGTGGAAGGCGATGCATTCCAGCGTCTCGCACGTATGCTGACCGGCAAGGTCGCGAACGGCGGTCCGAAGAAGCTCGCGAAGGGTACGAAGATCGAACAGGCTTACCTGGAAGATCTCGACCACTACCACTGGTTCGACATCCGCCTCGCGGACGAAGAAGCAGCGGCACAGCTCGAAGCTATCAAGGACTCGATCGAACAGAAGCGTCACCAGTTCGATCTGGCGTTCGAAGAAAAGCGCAAGAAGCTCACGCAAGGCGACGAACTGCCGCCGGGCGTGCTGAAGATGGTCAAGGTGTATCTGGCAGTCAAGCGTCGTCTGCAGCCTGGCGACAAGATGGCCGGCCGTCACGGTAACAAGGGTGTGGTGTCGAAGATCGTTCCGATCGAAGACATGCCGTACATGGCCGACGGCCGTCCGGCTGACGTCGTTCTGAACCCGCTCGGCGTGCCGTCGCGGATGAACGTGGGTCAGGTTCTCGAAGTGCATCTGGGTTGGGCCGCGAAGGGTCTCGGCTGGCGTATCGGCGAAATGCTGCAACGTCAGGCGAAGATTGCTGAACTGCGCGAATTCCTGACCAAGATCTACAACGAGTCGGGCCGCGCTGAAGAGCTGGACAGCTTCACGGACGACGAAATCGTCGAACTGGCGAAGAACCTGCGCGAAGGCGTTCCGTTTGCCACGCCGGTGTTCGACGGTGCGACGGAAGAAGAAATGTCGCGCGCGCTGGATCTGGCCTTCCCGGACGACATCGCGAAGAACCTCGGCATGACGCCGTCGAAGAACCAGGTGCGTCTGTATGACGGCCGCACGGGTGAGATGTTCGAACGTACGGTGACGGTCGGCTACATGCACTACCTGAAGCTGCACCACTTGGTCGACGACAAGATGCACGCGCGTTCCACGGGCCCGTACTCGCTCGTGACACAGCAGCCGTTGGGCGGTAAGGCGCAGTTCGGTGGCCAGCGTTTCGGTGAAATGGAAGTGTGGGCGCTCGAAGCGTACGGCGCATCGTACGTGCTGCAAGAAATGCTGACGGTGAAGTCGGATGACGTGGCGGGCCGGACCAAGGTTTATGAAAACCTGGTCAAGGGCGATCACGTGATCGATGCAGGCATGCCGGAATCCTTCAACGTGTTGGTGAAGGAAATCCGCTCGCTCGGTATCGATATCGACCTCGACCGCAACTAA